One window of Corvus moneduloides isolate bCorMon1 chromosome 13, bCorMon1.pri, whole genome shotgun sequence genomic DNA carries:
- the MORF4L1 gene encoding mortality factor 4-like protein 1 has translation MAPKQDPKPKFQEGERVLCFHGPLLYEAKCVKVAIKDKQVKYFIHYSGWNKNWDEWVPESRVLKYVDTNLQKQKELQKANQEQYAEGKMRGAAPGKKTSGLQQKNVEVFFRRDGAHTVCCLETPAISTRKTKKNKQKTPGIGEGSSTSETPQPPRKKRARVDPTVESEETFMNRVEVKVKIPEELKPWLVDDWDLITRQKQLFYLPAKKNVDSILEDYANYKKSRGNTDNKEYAVNEVVAGIKEYFNVMLGTQLLYKFERPQYAEILADHPDAPMSQVYGAPHLLRLFVRIGAMLAYTPLDEKSLALLLNYLHDFLKYLAKNSSALFSASDYEVAPPEYHRKAV, from the exons ATGGCGCCCAAGCAGGACCCCAAACCCAAGTTCCAGGAGG GTGAGCGAGTGCTTTGTTTCCATGGACCTCTCCTTTATGAAGCCAAG TGTGTAAAGGTTGCCATAAAGGACAAGCAAGTGAAATACTTTATCCATTACAGTGGTTGGAATAAAAA ctgggatgaaTGGGTTCCAGAAAGCAGAGTGCTCAAATACGTGGACACCAacctgcagaaacaaaaagaactcCAGAAGGCCAACCA GGAACAATATGCAGAGGGGAAGATGAGAGGAGCTGCTCCGGGCAAGAAGACTTCTGGTCTGCAGCAGAAGAATGTTGAAGT GTTTTTCCGGCGGGATGGAGCCCACACTGTTTGCTGCCTGGAGACCCCGGCCATCTCCACACG gaaaacaaaaaagaacaagcagaaaA CTCCAGGCATTGGAGAGGGGAGCAGCACCAGTGAGACTCCCCAGCCTCCCAGGAAGAAGAGGGCTCGGGTGGATCCAACAGTTGAAAGT GAAGAAACGTTTATGAACAGAGTTGAAGTGAAGGTGAAGATCCCGGAAGAGCTGAAGCCGTGGCTGGTGGATGACTGGGACTTGATCACCAGGCAGAAACAG CTCTTTTACCTCCCTGCCAAGAAGAATGTGGACTCCATTTTAGAGGATTATGCAAACTACAAAAAATCCCGAGGAAATACCGATAACAA GGAATATGCTGTCAACGAGGTGGTGGCTGGCATTAAGGAGTATTTCAATGTCATGCTGGGCACTCAGCTGCTGTACAAGTTCGAGAGGCCCCAGTACGCCGAGATCCTGGCGGATCACCCGGATGCTCCGATGTCCCAGGTCTACGGTGCCCCACACCTCCTGAGGCTCTTTG TGCGGATCGGAGCCATGCTGGCCTACACGCCCCTGGATGAGAAGAGTCTGGCTTTGCTCTTAAACTACTTGCATGACTTCTTAAA GTACTTAGCAAAGAATTCCTCTGCATTGTTCAGTGCCAGTGACTATGAGGTGGCTCCTCCGGAGTACCACCGGAAAGCGGTGTAA